In [Mycobacterium] stephanolepidis, the genomic window GACTGTGGACTGCTGTGGGGCAAACCTACGATCAGTTGGGGGTTGCTGAACGAATGACATGTCCTCCACATCCGCGGGCCGCAACCCTCATCGGAATCCACAAACTCCTGACAGCCCCGATGAGCCTCTGTCGTGCGACAACACTTGTCTGTCCACAGATTCCACAGCACCTACTAATACTGCTTAGATCTCTATCTAATCTTTCTCTCTAAAAGCAGTTGTGTGGATGGACGCGTCAACAAGGACCGTCCAGCCGGTAACCCGGCGATGGACTTCAGGGATCGTCGGAGAGACGGATCCGCTTTCCCGATGCGTCGAAAGCATCTACGGTTGTGCTTCGGAAGTCGCATGGCCTGTCGACTTCCCACTCCGAGTGACAGGACTTGTGCGCGTACCCCGGTTACCTTCCGGGGGTCGTCCGATGCGCTGTGAACGCTGTCACCCGGGCGTGCCACGATGGCTATCACGGATTTTTGTGTGCAGACAGTCCGACCTGGACAACGAGGAAGCGAAGGGTATTCATGGATCTTGCGAGCCCCACTGCCGCAGACACCAGCCTGAAGTTCAGGGTCGCGCGCGACGACTTCGCCGATTCGGTGGCGTGGGTTGCGCGGAGCCTGCCCTCGCGGCCGACGGTTCCGGTATTGGCAGGTGTGCTGCTGACCGCGCATGACACAGGTCTGACACTCTCGGGCTTCGATTACGAGGTTTCCGCCCAGGTGCAGGTGCCGGCGGAGGTAGCCGCCTCCGGTAGTGCGCTGGTGTCGGGCCGACTGCTTTCGGACATCACTCGGTCGTTGCCCAACAAGCCCGTCGATGTGGCTTTGGAGGGCACACGCCTGCTGATCAGCTGTGGAAGCGCGAAGTTCTCACTACCGAGCATGCCGGTCGAGGATTACCCGGCCTTGCCCTCGCTGCCGGAGGAGACCGGTGCTCTAGGTTCTGAGGTGTTCTCCGAGGCGATCGGCCAGGTCGCGGTCGCCGCGGGCAAGGACGACACACTGCCGATGCTGACCGGTATCCGCGTTGAAATCAATGGCGACACAGTCGTTTTGGCGGCAACAGACCGCTTCCGTCTGGCCGTTCGGGAGTTGAAGTGGACTTCCGGATTTGGTGAGACCAGTGCTGCGGTATTGGTTCCGGCCAAGACGTTGTCGGAGGCGGCGAAGTCGGCGTCGAGCGGATCCGACGTGCAGCTTGCGCTGGGAGCAGGCTCGGCGATCGGATCCGAAGGTCTGTTGGGCATCGTCAGCAACGGCAAGCGCAGCACGACGCGCCTGCTGGATGCGGAGTTCCCCAAGTTCCGTCAGTTGCTGCCGACCGAGCACACCGCATTGGCGACAATCGGTATCGCGGAGTTGGTGGAAGCCATCAAACGTGTTGCGCTGGTTGCCGATCGTGGAGCGCAGATCAGGCTGGAGTTCGAGCCGGGACTGCTGCGTTTGTCGGCGGGTGCCGATGACGTGGGACGTGCCGAGGAAGAGCTCGAAGTGGATTTCGTCGGTGAA contains:
- the dnaN gene encoding DNA polymerase III subunit beta; its protein translation is MDLASPTAADTSLKFRVARDDFADSVAWVARSLPSRPTVPVLAGVLLTAHDTGLTLSGFDYEVSAQVQVPAEVAASGSALVSGRLLSDITRSLPNKPVDVALEGTRLLISCGSAKFSLPSMPVEDYPALPSLPEETGALGSEVFSEAIGQVAVAAGKDDTLPMLTGIRVEINGDTVVLAATDRFRLAVRELKWTSGFGETSAAVLVPAKTLSEAAKSASSGSDVQLALGAGSAIGSEGLLGIVSNGKRSTTRLLDAEFPKFRQLLPTEHTALATIGIAELVEAIKRVALVADRGAQIRLEFEPGLLRLSAGADDVGRAEEELEVDFVGEPLTIAFNPTYLTDGLGSLHSNRVTFGFTTPSRPAVLRPAEDDQSSPEGPGPFTAAQTDYVYLLMPVRLPG